Within the Metasolibacillus fluoroglycofenilyticus genome, the region TTAGAGTTACCCGGATTATCGTTAAAAAACCCGATTATGCCAGCATCTGGCTGCTTTGGCTTCGGACGTGAATATGCGCAGCTTTATGATTTATCAAAGCTAGGCGCTATAATGATTAAGGCTACAACGCTAGAAACTCGCGCGGGCAATCCAACACCACGTGTAGCCGAAACAGCAGCGGGCATGTTAAACGCAATCGGGCTACAAAACCCTGGTCTTGAAAAAGTAATGAACGAAGAATTGAAGTTTTTAGAAGGCTATGATGTGCCAATTATCGCCAATGTAGCAGGCACAGAGGTGACTGACTATGTAGAGGTGGCACGCCAAATTTCGACCGCGGCAAATGTTAAAGCACTAGAGCTCAATATTTCTTGTCCGAATGTTAAATGTGGCGGTATCCAGTTTGGAACAGACCCTGCAACAGCACAAGAATTAACCGCGGCGGTGAAGGCTGTATCGAGCGTTCCAGTTTATGTAAAGCTATCACCGAATGTTACGAGTGTTGTAGATATCGCAAAGGCAGTAGAAACGGGCGGTGCAGACGGTATTACGATGATTAATACATTAGTCGGCATGCGTCTACACGAAAAAACAGGAAAGCCTGTAATCGCTAATGGAACAGGGGGGCTATCTGGCCCTGCGGTAAAGCCTGTTGCGATTCGCATGGTTTACGAAGTATATAAGGCAGTTACTATTCCAATTATCGGCATGGGTGGCGTTACGAACGTACAGGACGTTATTGATTTTATGTCGGCAGGTGCTTCAGCGGTAGCGGTTGGTACAGCAAACTTCGTCGACCATTTCGTTTGTCCAAATATTATCGAGGCATTGCCAGCAAAGCTAGATGAGCTAGGTGTAGGTCATATTTCAGAAATTATCGGAAGGAGTCACCGTTAATGAACAACAAACCGATTATTGCGCTTGACTTTCCAAGCGAGAAAGAAGTGTTTCACTTTTTACAGCAATTTAATGAGCCATTGTTCGTAAAAGTCGGCATGGAGCTTTATATGCAGGAAGGTCCAAGCATTGTGAATAAAATAAAAGAGCAGGGGCACGCAATCTTTTTAGATTTAAAACTCCATGATATTCCGAACACAGTGCGATCTGCAATGAAAGGTTTAGCACGCTTAGGCATTGATTTAATCAATGTCCATGCAGCAGGTGGCAAACCGATGATGGAGGGCGCTTTAGAAGGTCTAGAGGCAGGAACAGCGGCAGGTAACAAGCGCCCAATATCAATCGCTGTCACACAATTAACATCGACAACAGAAGAGCAAATGCAAGCGGAGCAAAAAATCGCATTATCCTTGCAGGAATCTGTTTTGCATTATGCAAAATTAACGAAAGAGGCAGGTTTAAACGG harbors:
- the pyrF gene encoding orotidine-5'-phosphate decarboxylase, whose protein sequence is MNNKPIIALDFPSEKEVFHFLQQFNEPLFVKVGMELYMQEGPSIVNKIKEQGHAIFLDLKLHDIPNTVRSAMKGLARLGIDLINVHAAGGKPMMEGALEGLEAGTAAGNKRPISIAVTQLTSTTEEQMQAEQKIALSLQESVLHYAKLTKEAGLNGVVCSVHEAKAIAEVCGEDFLRVTPGIRMLGGDAHDQKRIATPDGAKRDGSTHIVVGRAITGAANPVQAYKEVCQLWEAK
- a CDS encoding dihydroorotate dehydrogenase, with translation MSRINLELPGLSLKNPIMPASGCFGFGREYAQLYDLSKLGAIMIKATTLETRAGNPTPRVAETAAGMLNAIGLQNPGLEKVMNEELKFLEGYDVPIIANVAGTEVTDYVEVARQISTAANVKALELNISCPNVKCGGIQFGTDPATAQELTAAVKAVSSVPVYVKLSPNVTSVVDIAKAVETGGADGITMINTLVGMRLHEKTGKPVIANGTGGLSGPAVKPVAIRMVYEVYKAVTIPIIGMGGVTNVQDVIDFMSAGASAVAVGTANFVDHFVCPNIIEALPAKLDELGVGHISEIIGRSHR